The proteins below are encoded in one region of Chitinophagales bacterium:
- a CDS encoding magnesium transporter CorA family protein, protein MITYLKKQNGSLQQLPSLEPGCWINLYGPFNSEETHELSERLSVELDFITDSLDIDERSRYESEDGVDLIVLKTPVRNTGITDSEAIYITIPIGIIRTAENIITISAHRNPVINYFMETPPKNFFTNDVESFILHIFERNVMMFQDFLKNLNNRRYAYEKELYYSSRNEDLANLLNIQKSLIYFVTNIRSNELMMMKTQRSNFLRIKEEEKLDWLNDIVIENSQALEMSEMYSNILNGTMDTFASIISNNLNGVMKRLTSVTIVLMVPTLIASFYGMNVPLPLESEPYAFIVIFSITILTSMAMAWFFVKKNWF, encoded by the coding sequence ATGATAACCTATCTGAAAAAACAGAATGGCAGCCTACAACAACTACCATCTTTGGAACCCGGCTGCTGGATAAATCTTTACGGTCCGTTTAACAGCGAAGAAACACACGAGCTTTCAGAAAGGCTTTCTGTAGAATTAGACTTTATTACCGACTCGTTGGATATAGACGAACGCTCGCGCTACGAAAGTGAAGACGGTGTGGATTTAATTGTATTGAAAACACCCGTCCGCAATACAGGTATTACCGATAGCGAGGCTATTTACATTACCATTCCAATCGGTATTATTCGCACGGCAGAAAACATTATTACCATTAGCGCACATCGCAATCCGGTAATAAATTATTTTATGGAAACGCCACCAAAGAATTTCTTTACCAATGATGTGGAATCTTTTATTCTACACATTTTTGAAAGAAACGTAATGATGTTTCAAGACTTCTTGAAGAATTTGAACAATAGGCGATATGCTTACGAAAAAGAATTGTATTACAGTTCGCGAAACGAAGATCTTGCCAACTTGCTCAATATCCAAAAGAGCCTTATTTACTTTGTTACCAATATTAGAAGTAACGAGTTGATGATGATGAAAACGCAGCGAAGCAACTTCTTACGAATAAAGGAAGAAGAAAAATTAGATTGGTTGAATGATATTGTAATTGAAAACTCACAGGCATTGGAGATGAGTGAAATGTATAGTAATATCTTAAACGGTACAATGGATACTTTTGCCAGTATTATCAGCAATAACTTGAACGGTGTAATGAAACGCCTTACATCCGTAACCATTGTGCTTATGGTGCCCACGCTCATTGCCAGTTTTTATGGAATGAACGTACCGCTGCCATTAGAATCGGAGCCATATGCTTTTATTGTGATTTTTAGTATTACCATACTTACTTCTATGGCAATGGCATGGTTTTTTGTAAAGAAAAACTGGTTCTAA
- a CDS encoding deoxynucleoside kinase produces MGAVPKSIKHVAIAGNIGSGKTTLTQQLSKHYGWLPQFEDVENNPYLNDFYEDMPRWSFNLQVYFLNKRFKQIVEIQNGEEIVIQDRTIHEDAHIFAPNLHAMGLMSSRDFENYRSLFETVSGLIKPPDLLIYLKASVPTLVNQIQRRGREYEDNLRLDYLRRLNEYYEKWITSYTDGKLLVIDVDKVNFADDKNALGEVIRKIDAELYGLF; encoded by the coding sequence ATGGGTGCCGTGCCTAAAAGCATTAAGCATGTTGCCATAGCAGGAAATATAGGTTCAGGGAAAACTACTTTAACCCAGCAGCTATCTAAGCATTACGGATGGTTGCCCCAATTTGAAGACGTAGAGAATAATCCATACCTCAACGATTTTTATGAAGATATGCCGCGCTGGAGTTTTAATCTGCAAGTATATTTTCTAAACAAGCGCTTTAAGCAAATTGTAGAAATACAAAACGGAGAAGAAATTGTAATTCAAGATAGAACCATACACGAAGATGCCCATATTTTTGCACCCAATTTACATGCAATGGGGCTAATGAGTTCGCGCGATTTTGAAAACTACCGCAGTTTGTTTGAAACTGTTAGCGGCTTAATTAAGCCACCGGATTTATTGATTTATCTAAAGGCATCGGTACCAACATTGGTAAACCAAATTCAGCGCAGAGGAAGAGAATACGAAGATAACCTTCGCCTCGATTATCTAAGAAGACTCAATGAGTACTACGAAAAATGGATTACTTCGTACACCGATGGCAAACTATTGGTGATAGATGTGGATAAAGTAAACTTTGCCGATGATAAGAATGCACTTGGAGAGGTTATTCGCAAAATAGATGCAGAACTTTACGGTTTGTTTTAA
- a CDS encoding cation:proton antiporter — protein sequence MEEFFNHLLHEFEIPLKNPVLIFSLILFIILLSPILLRRINIPGIIGLIISGVVIGPYGLNVLEKNAAINLFSTIGLLYIMFIAGLELDLNEFKANRNKSLVFGFFTFIIPISIGFPVCYYFLGYDFNASFLTASMFATHTLVAYPIVSKLGVSKNQAVAITVGGTILTDTAVLIILAVIIGSSQGNLNQEFWIRLGISLAVFSAIMFLVIPRIAKWFFQKLESEKHSHYIFVLAVVFFAAFLAELAGVEAIIGAFVAGLALNKLIPHSSALMNRIEFIGNSLFIPFFLISVGMLVDVSVILSGPTALIVAGTLSVVALLGKWLAALFSQIIFKYSKAQRQLIFGLSGAHAAATLAVILVGYEAKILDENILNGTIILILITCIVASFATEKAAKEIIVETEDNTADLVKANGIHNEHILLPTANMQNIEKVLEFSSFIKDKKSVNPLSILTVVSNNDEAEVNILKARNKLEEFVKQASASETKVDIITTIDHNAASGIARISREIMADIIVMGWPKRTGLIDKLIGEKLDNILSNTDKSIYICHLDKPLILHKRIVVAAPPLTEHEKGFEHWLTKVARLAQELSIPIELYCNEATQKHVESVFNRAKLAASRSVTNFSDWDDFLILARNIREADLFVLVSARKGTASYMPALENLPLKLEKHFSANSRIIIYPQQFGQRYVIERFDDITAEPLSKSIETLQRLKRGIGNIFKTDGGEAN from the coding sequence ATGGAAGAATTTTTTAACCACCTATTGCATGAATTTGAAATACCACTTAAAAATCCGGTACTCATATTTTCGCTCATACTGTTTATTATTTTGCTATCGCCCATTTTACTCAGGCGTATCAACATTCCGGGTATTATTGGGTTGATTATTTCGGGTGTAGTTATTGGGCCTTATGGCTTAAATGTACTTGAAAAGAATGCTGCCATCAACCTGTTTTCAACCATTGGGTTGTTGTATATTATGTTTATTGCAGGATTGGAGTTAGACTTAAATGAGTTTAAGGCCAATAGGAATAAGAGTTTAGTTTTTGGATTCTTTACATTTATTATTCCAATTTCAATAGGCTTTCCGGTTTGTTACTATTTTTTAGGTTACGATTTTAATGCCAGCTTTTTAACTGCCAGCATGTTTGCCACCCACACATTGGTAGCGTATCCTATTGTAAGTAAATTGGGTGTTTCTAAAAACCAAGCAGTAGCCATTACGGTTGGTGGTACCATATTAACCGATACTGCGGTGCTCATCATTTTGGCCGTAATTATTGGCAGCAGCCAGGGAAATTTAAACCAAGAGTTTTGGATTCGCTTGGGTATTTCGTTGGCAGTTTTTTCGGCTATTATGTTTTTAGTTATTCCGCGTATAGCCAAATGGTTCTTTCAAAAGTTGGAAAGCGAAAAACACTCGCATTATATCTTTGTATTGGCAGTGGTGTTTTTTGCGGCCTTCTTGGCTGAGCTTGCAGGGGTTGAAGCAATTATTGGAGCATTCGTGGCGGGTTTGGCGCTTAATAAACTAATTCCTCATTCATCGGCTTTAATGAATAGAATTGAGTTTATTGGCAATTCACTCTTTATACCGTTTTTTCTTATTAGTGTGGGAATGCTGGTTGATGTAAGTGTAATTTTGAGTGGCCCTACTGCGCTTATTGTTGCAGGAACACTTTCGGTAGTTGCCTTGTTGGGTAAGTGGTTGGCGGCACTTTTTTCACAGATTATTTTTAAGTACTCCAAGGCGCAGCGCCAACTTATTTTTGGTTTAAGTGGAGCACATGCTGCTGCTACGCTTGCCGTAATTTTGGTGGGTTACGAGGCTAAAATTTTAGATGAAAACATTTTGAACGGCACTATTATTTTAATACTCATAACTTGTATTGTAGCTTCATTTGCTACCGAAAAAGCAGCTAAAGAAATTATAGTTGAAACCGAAGATAATACAGCCGATTTAGTGAAGGCAAATGGCATACACAATGAGCATATTTTGCTGCCAACTGCCAATATGCAGAACATTGAAAAAGTGTTGGAGTTCTCTTCTTTCATTAAAGATAAAAAGTCTGTAAATCCACTTTCTATACTTACAGTAGTTTCAAATAACGATGAAGCCGAAGTTAATATCCTAAAGGCTCGCAATAAGCTGGAAGAATTTGTAAAGCAAGCTTCGGCATCTGAAACTAAAGTAGATATTATTACAACTATAGATCACAATGCTGCCAGTGGTATTGCACGTATTTCGCGCGAAATTATGGCCGATATTATTGTAATGGGTTGGCCCAAACGCACCGGTTTAATTGATAAATTGATAGGCGAGAAATTGGATAACATTTTGAGCAATACCGACAAGAGTATTTATATATGCCATTTAGATAAACCATTGATTTTACATAAGCGCATTGTGGTGGCTGCACCTCCGCTTACCGAGCACGAAAAAGGTTTTGAACACTGGCTTACAAAGGTTGCGCGTTTGGCACAAGAGCTAAGCATTCCTATAGAATTATACTGCAACGAGGCAACCCAAAAACATGTAGAAAGTGTATTTAATCGCGCCAAGCTAGCCGCATCAAGATCTGTTACAAATTTTTCTGACTGGGACGATTTTTTAATTCTTGCCAGAAACATACGCGAAGCCGATTTGTTTGTTCTAGTTTCTGCCCGCAAAGGCACGGCTTCATACATGCCGGCTCTTGAAAACTTACCATTAAAACTTGAAAAACATTTTTCTGCCAATAGCAGAATTATTATTTACCCTCAGCAGTTTGGGCAACGTTATGTAATTGAACGCTTTGATGATATTACGGCAGAGCCGCTGAGTAAGAGTATAGAAACTTTGCAGCGACTAAAACGCGGCATTGGCAATATCTTTAAAACTGATGGCGGTGAAGCAAATTAA
- a CDS encoding low molecular weight phosphotyrosine protein phosphatase: MKILMVCLGNICRSPMAHGLMEEKIGNHQLNWQVDSAGTSSFHQGEAPDTRAITCMEKHGIDISAQQSRPFRKNDFEDFDLIFCMDKINLRNVLLLAQHKEHAAKAKLILHEIEDELTEEVPDPYYDSYNGFEHVFALLNKATDAIIKNYTNAQ; encoded by the coding sequence ATGAAAATTTTAATGGTTTGCTTGGGCAACATTTGCCGCTCGCCTATGGCACATGGTTTAATGGAAGAAAAAATTGGTAATCATCAATTGAACTGGCAAGTAGATTCTGCCGGCACCAGCAGTTTTCACCAAGGCGAAGCGCCCGATACGCGCGCCATTACCTGCATGGAAAAACATGGAATAGATATATCCGCACAACAATCCAGACCATTTAGGAAAAATGATTTTGAGGATTTCGATTTAATATTCTGCATGGATAAAATAAACCTACGTAATGTATTGTTGCTCGCACAACACAAAGAACATGCCGCCAAAGCCAAATTGATACTGCATGAAATCGAGGACGAACTTACAGAGGAAGTGCCCGATCCATACTACGATAGCTACAATGGATTTGAACATGTATTTGCATTGCTCAACAAGGCTACCGATGCTATTATTAAAAACTATACCAATGCCCAATAA
- a CDS encoding aldehyde dehydrogenase yields the protein MLAITNYIDGILQPSFSGSVINTINPATGRVLATLPRSNNKDVVAAVEAAQRAFAEWSKLPGEARMLYLLKIADGIETRFHEFVAAESEDSGKPLALAEAVDIPRAVSNFRFFAAAAQQFSSESHAMPDAINYTLRQAVGVVGCISPWNLPIYLFSWKIAPALAAGNCVVAKPSEVTPLTAFLLSQVCIEAGLPKGVLNIVHGLGSEAGQAIVEHPAIKAISFTGGTATGKHIAAVAAPMFKKVSLELGGKNPTIVFGDCDFENTVKNVVRASFSNQGEICLCGSRIFVEAALYEKFKQAFVAEVNKLKVGDPQQSDTNLGAIVSEQHFNKVLSYIELAKQEGGKVLCGGNAVQLEGRCHAGFFIQPTVFENLPHTCRTQQEEIFGPVVTLTPFHTEAEVLEMANSVPYGLACSVWTSNISKANSIAEKVEAGVVWINCWLHRDLRTPFGGVKQSGVGREGGLDAMRFFTEAKNICVKY from the coding sequence ATGTTAGCAATTACGAATTACATTGATGGAATATTGCAGCCTTCATTTTCCGGCAGTGTTATCAATACCATAAATCCTGCAACCGGCAGGGTGTTGGCTACTTTGCCAAGAAGTAATAACAAGGATGTAGTTGCTGCCGTAGAGGCTGCACAGCGGGCATTTGCCGAATGGAGCAAGTTGCCGGGTGAGGCACGCATGCTTTATTTACTAAAAATTGCAGATGGCATAGAAACACGCTTTCATGAATTTGTGGCTGCGGAAAGCGAAGATTCAGGTAAGCCTCTTGCACTTGCCGAGGCCGTAGATATACCAAGAGCGGTTTCTAACTTTAGATTTTTTGCTGCGGCAGCACAGCAGTTTTCTTCGGAAAGCCATGCTATGCCCGATGCTATAAACTATACATTGCGGCAAGCTGTGGGGGTAGTTGGTTGTATTTCGCCTTGGAATTTACCTATTTATCTTTTTAGTTGGAAAATAGCGCCTGCGCTTGCTGCCGGCAATTGTGTGGTAGCAAAGCCAAGCGAAGTAACACCACTTACTGCATTTTTGCTTTCGCAGGTGTGCATAGAAGCTGGTTTACCCAAAGGCGTGCTGAATATTGTGCATGGCTTAGGTAGCGAAGCGGGGCAAGCAATAGTGGAGCATCCTGCCATAAAAGCAATTAGTTTTACCGGAGGCACAGCAACCGGAAAGCACATAGCAGCAGTAGCAGCTCCTATGTTTAAAAAGGTGTCGTTGGAGTTAGGAGGTAAAAATCCAACGATTGTTTTTGGCGATTGCGATTTTGAAAATACAGTAAAGAATGTAGTGCGGGCATCGTTTAGCAACCAAGGCGAAATTTGCCTTTGTGGTTCTCGTATTTTTGTAGAAGCTGCTTTGTATGAAAAATTTAAACAAGCCTTTGTTGCAGAAGTAAATAAGTTGAAAGTAGGCGACCCGCAACAAAGTGATACTAATCTTGGCGCTATAGTTTCGGAGCAGCATTTTAATAAAGTATTAAGCTATATTGAATTGGCAAAGCAGGAAGGAGGAAAGGTGCTGTGCGGTGGCAATGCCGTACAACTAGAGGGAAGATGCCATGCTGGTTTTTTTATTCAACCTACGGTGTTTGAGAACTTACCGCACACTTGCCGCACTCAACAAGAAGAAATTTTTGGTCCGGTAGTAACGCTTACACCTTTTCATACAGAAGCAGAAGTGTTGGAAATGGCAAATAGTGTGCCTTATGGTTTGGCATGCAGTGTGTGGACAAGCAATATATCTAAAGCCAATAGCATTGCAGAAAAAGTAGAAGCAGGCGTGGTGTGGATTAACTGCTGGCTGCACCGCGATTTAAGAACGCCATTTGGTGGAGTGAAACAAAGTGGCGTTGGCAGAGAAGGAGGTTTAGATGCTATGCGCTTTTTTACAGAAGCAAAAAATATTTGTGTGAAATACTAA
- a CDS encoding FAD-binding oxidoreductase, translating to MYDFLIVGQGIAGSSLAWHLIEAGKKIAVIDNGNLNNVSHAASGIINPITGKRFVKSWLIDTLQPYALQCYRKIEADLNVSFLKELTIYHVLNSIEEVNDWSIKAATDGYTQYLSNFKIHALAAEKVLNPNGCFEVQGALKINARLFLQAIKHKIRQSNLFIEDSFDESALAITPHKICYQNIEAQYIIFATGFDAAQSALFTPIKFSPVKGEGLFIEIKNFYPENIIHGDVLISPTNEKDIYYAGSTYEWQFTNDQPTESKLHELTQRIKNTIRCNFSILQHVAGIRPASKNRRPIIGLLPNSRIGIFNGMGTKGFSLSPYFAKHFCQHLLEETDLLPEVDVKRFF from the coding sequence ATGTACGACTTTTTAATTGTAGGGCAAGGTATTGCAGGCTCTTCACTAGCGTGGCATTTAATAGAGGCCGGAAAAAAAATTGCAGTAATAGATAATGGCAATTTAAACAATGTGTCTCATGCCGCTTCGGGAATTATCAATCCAATTACCGGCAAGCGATTTGTAAAATCGTGGTTAATTGACACGCTGCAACCTTATGCGCTGCAATGCTATCGGAAAATAGAAGCCGATTTAAACGTTAGTTTCTTAAAGGAACTTACCATTTACCATGTATTAAATTCAATTGAAGAAGTAAACGATTGGAGCATAAAAGCAGCTACCGATGGCTACACACAATATCTTTCAAACTTTAAGATACATGCACTTGCCGCTGAAAAAGTATTGAATCCAAATGGATGTTTTGAAGTGCAAGGAGCATTAAAAATAAACGCCCGGTTATTTCTTCAAGCCATAAAGCATAAAATCCGGCAAAGCAATTTATTCATTGAAGATTCTTTTGATGAAAGCGCACTAGCTATTACACCACATAAAATTTGCTACCAAAACATAGAAGCGCAGTATATTATCTTCGCTACCGGTTTTGATGCCGCACAATCGGCACTATTTACACCAATAAAATTCTCACCCGTAAAAGGAGAAGGTTTGTTTATAGAAATTAAAAATTTCTATCCCGAAAATATTATTCATGGCGATGTGCTTATTTCTCCCACCAACGAAAAAGATATTTACTATGCAGGCAGTACTTACGAGTGGCAATTTACCAACGACCAACCTACCGAAAGCAAACTCCATGAACTTACACAGCGCATAAAAAATACTATACGCTGCAACTTTTCTATACTGCAACATGTTGCGGGTATTCGCCCCGCTAGCAAAAATAGACGACCAATAATTGGCTTATTGCCCAATAGCAGAATAGGAATTTTTAACGGCATGGGTACAAAAGGTTTCTCACTTTCGCCTTACTTTGCCAAACATTTTTGCCAACATTTATTAGAAGAAACTGATTTATTACCGGAGGTAGATGTAAAAAGATTTTTTTAG
- the trpS gene encoding tryptophan--tRNA ligase translates to METVVSGVRPTNRQHIGNYFGAVKNFVEMQEQFNCYFFIADFHSLTTHPNPADLSANVRQTIVEYLACGLDPSKCVLYRQSDVPQIPELYLVFNMLAYLGELERATTFKEKVRSQPDNVNAGLLTYPVLMAVDIIVHRALKVPVGKDQQQHLEMTRTFANRFNHLYNVSYFPEPQAFTFGEALMSVPSLEGEGKMSKSKGENSVIFLDDEDDAIRKKMMRAVTDSGPTAQNSPKATAVQNLFDIMKLISTNDTYKFFDDAYNGCTIRYGDFKKQLGEDMVKFIAPIRERIKEISADEKYLNSVLNEGGEKARLSAQKTLNDVREIIGFKKF, encoded by the coding sequence GTGGAAACAGTTGTAAGCGGAGTTCGGCCAACCAATCGCCAACACATTGGTAATTATTTTGGCGCAGTTAAAAATTTTGTTGAAATGCAGGAGCAGTTTAACTGCTATTTCTTTATTGCAGATTTTCATTCTCTTACCACGCATCCCAATCCTGCCGATTTAAGTGCCAATGTGCGCCAAACCATTGTGGAGTATTTGGCATGTGGTTTAGACCCGAGCAAATGTGTGTTGTATAGGCAAAGCGATGTTCCGCAAATTCCGGAATTATATTTGGTGTTTAATATGCTGGCATATTTGGGCGAATTGGAGCGTGCCACTACCTTTAAAGAAAAGGTGCGCAGCCAGCCCGATAATGTTAATGCCGGGTTGCTTACCTATCCGGTGTTGATGGCGGTAGATATTATTGTGCACCGTGCGTTGAAAGTTCCGGTGGGGAAAGATCAACAGCAACATTTAGAAATGACACGCACTTTTGCCAACCGCTTTAATCACTTGTATAATGTTTCGTACTTTCCGGAGCCGCAAGCATTTACCTTTGGTGAAGCGCTAATGAGTGTGCCGAGTTTAGAAGGCGAAGGAAAGATGAGTAAATCTAAGGGAGAAAATTCTGTAATCTTTTTAGACGATGAAGACGATGCTATCAGGAAAAAAATGATGCGTGCAGTTACCGACTCAGGTCCCACGGCTCAAAATTCACCAAAGGCAACCGCTGTTCAGAATTTGTTTGATATTATGAAGTTGATTTCTACAAACGATACGTATAAGTTCTTCGATGATGCTTACAATGGATGTACCATTCGATATGGCGATTTTAAAAAGCAATTGGGAGAAGATATGGTGAAATTTATAGCTCCTATTCGTGAGCGTATTAAAGAAATTTCTGCCGATGAAAAGTATTTAAATAGCGTATTGAATGAAGGCGGAGAGAAGGCAAGATTAAGCGCACAAAAAACTTTAAATGATGTACGCGAAATAATAGGCTTCAAAAAGTTTTAA
- the gatC gene encoding Asp-tRNA(Asn)/Glu-tRNA(Gln) amidotransferase subunit GatC, whose translation MKIDNALVERLAELSKLEFETEEKERIKKDLQNIFDLVEKLSEVNVEGVEPLVYMSDEANVLRHDAVQGQISKAEALLNAPQKDSDYFKVPKVIKK comes from the coding sequence ATGAAGATAGACAACGCCTTAGTGGAACGATTGGCAGAACTTTCAAAATTAGAGTTTGAAACCGAAGAAAAAGAACGCATAAAAAAAGACCTTCAAAATATTTTTGATTTGGTTGAAAAACTAAGCGAAGTGAATGTGGAAGGTGTAGAACCCCTAGTCTATATGAGCGATGAAGCCAATGTGTTGCGCCACGATGCCGTACAGGGACAAATTTCTAAAGCTGAAGCACTTTTAAACGCACCGCAAAAAGATTCCGATTATTTTAAAGTGCCTAAGGTTATTAAAAAATAA
- the guaA gene encoding glutamine-hydrolyzing GMP synthase translates to MHEKILIVDFGSQYTQLIARRVRESAVYCEIVPFNHLPEISSDVKGIILSGSPSSVNDPDAPFVDTLKLIAQKPLLGVCYGAQLLAKQNGGSVEKSDKREYGRAHLEITNLSDTLMQQVSNYSQVWMSHGDTIRSIGNQFELVAESDSKVVAAFKSREGSFANKVYALQFHPEVYHSTEGHKILNNFLFEVCGCSQGWTPASFVEETIAELKSKLQSEHVLLGLSGGVDSSVAALLLHKAVGKNLLCVFVDNGLLRKNEFEQVLEQYEHLGLNVVGVRAGDVFLKELSGVSDPEQKRKIIGRVFVEVFEEEAKKHPEVKWLAQGTIYPDVIESVSVKGPSATIKSHHNVGGLPERLKLKIVEPLRFLFKDEVRKAGKELNLHPDILNRHPFPGPGLAVRILGDITPEKVNTLQEADDIYISNLKSFGLYDQVWQAGAILTSVKSVGVMGDERTYENMVALRAVNSTDGMTADWSRLPHDFLAKTSNDIINKVRGVNRVVYDISSKPPATIEWE, encoded by the coding sequence ATGCACGAAAAAATTCTTATTGTAGATTTTGGCTCACAATACACACAACTTATTGCACGCAGAGTACGCGAAAGCGCAGTGTACTGCGAAATTGTTCCTTTCAATCATTTGCCCGAAATAAGCAGCGATGTTAAAGGCATTATTTTAAGTGGTAGTCCATCGAGCGTAAACGATCCCGATGCTCCATTTGTAGATACGCTAAAACTAATAGCTCAAAAACCATTGTTGGGAGTTTGCTATGGCGCACAGTTGCTTGCCAAGCAAAATGGCGGCAGTGTAGAAAAGAGCGATAAACGCGAATATGGAAGAGCGCATTTAGAAATAACCAATCTGAGCGATACGCTGATGCAGCAGGTAAGCAACTACAGCCAGGTTTGGATGAGCCACGGAGATACTATTCGCAGCATAGGCAATCAGTTTGAATTGGTGGCAGAAAGCGATTCTAAAGTAGTAGCCGCATTTAAGTCTAGAGAAGGCTCTTTTGCAAATAAAGTTTATGCTTTGCAGTTTCATCCGGAAGTATATCACAGCACAGAAGGACATAAAATTCTCAACAACTTTTTGTTTGAAGTATGCGGTTGCAGCCAAGGTTGGACGCCTGCCTCGTTTGTAGAAGAAACTATTGCCGAACTTAAAAGTAAGTTGCAAAGCGAACATGTATTACTTGGATTAAGTGGCGGAGTAGATTCTTCGGTAGCTGCTTTGCTATTGCATAAAGCTGTAGGAAAAAATCTTTTGTGTGTGTTTGTAGATAATGGTTTGTTGCGCAAAAATGAGTTTGAGCAAGTACTTGAGCAATATGAACACCTTGGCTTAAACGTTGTAGGCGTAAGAGCCGGAGATGTTTTTTTGAAAGAGTTAAGTGGCGTGTCGGATCCGGAGCAAAAGCGCAAAATTATAGGAAGAGTATTCGTAGAAGTATTTGAAGAAGAAGCAAAAAAGCATCCGGAAGTAAAGTGGTTGGCACAAGGCACTATTTATCCCGATGTAATAGAAAGCGTAAGTGTAAAAGGGCCTTCAGCCACCATAAAATCGCATCACAATGTTGGCGGATTGCCCGAAAGGTTAAAATTGAAAATTGTAGAGCCGCTTCGTTTCCTTTTTAAAGATGAAGTGCGCAAAGCCGGAAAAGAATTGAACTTACATCCCGATATATTAAATCGCCACCCATTTCCCGGTCCCGGTTTAGCGGTTCGTATTTTGGGCGATATTACTCCCGAAAAAGTAAATACTCTTCAAGAAGCAGACGATATCTATATCAGCAACTTAAAATCATTTGGGCTATACGACCAAGTATGGCAGGCGGGAGCAATTCTTACTTCGGTTAAAAGTGTAGGCGTAATGGGCGATGAGCGTACTTACGAAAACATGGTAGCGCTTCGTGCAGTTAATTCTACCGATGGAATGACAGCCGATTGGAGCAGGCTACCACATGATTTCTTAGCTAAAACTTCCAACGATATTATCAATAAAGTGCGTGGCGTAAACCGAGTAGTGTATGATATTAGCAGTAAGCCACCCGCAACTATTGAATGGGAATAG
- a CDS encoding AI-2E family transporter, whose amino-acid sequence MSVQSPISSSTIKQLAFVALLTFLGVLLFYYLETYLSGVLGALVLYILFRPVHFFLTEQRKWKAIFSIVLIFLFSFMILLLPVWLTLVMLAGKVAIVIDRYEEILEMVKSKVDLVTGLTGVDILSSDSIAQISSTAAGFIPGILSSTVNMVAQIAIMYFVLFFMLSSARNFEKWVRSYSIFSESTTQKLLSELKKMTLSNAIGIPLLGFIQAVFAGVGYWIFGVDEPLLWAVITGLFSVIPVVGSTIVWIPLSVYVYFTGSHVGAILLALYGLLVISNIDNVFRFAVQKRMADIHPLITFFGVLIGLEIFGFTGIIFGPLLIAYFITLIGIYKEEYR is encoded by the coding sequence ATGAGTGTTCAATCGCCCATTTCTTCTTCCACCATTAAGCAACTTGCTTTTGTTGCATTGCTAACCTTTTTAGGTGTGTTGCTGTTTTATTATCTCGAAACATATTTGAGCGGTGTATTGGGTGCGCTGGTGTTGTATATACTTTTTCGTCCCGTACACTTCTTTCTTACCGAGCAACGGAAGTGGAAGGCAATCTTTTCTATAGTATTGATTTTTCTTTTTTCATTTATGATATTGCTATTGCCTGTGTGGCTTACATTGGTAATGCTGGCTGGCAAAGTGGCAATAGTAATTGATCGATACGAGGAAATTTTGGAGATGGTGAAAAGCAAAGTGGATCTAGTTACGGGGCTAACCGGAGTAGATATATTATCGAGCGATAGTATTGCCCAAATATCGAGTACAGCCGCAGGATTTATTCCGGGTATTTTGTCTTCTACAGTTAATATGGTAGCGCAAATAGCCATTATGTATTTTGTGCTATTCTTTATGCTTTCGAGTGCAAGAAATTTTGAAAAGTGGGTGAGGAGTTATTCTATTTTTTCGGAAAGCACTACTCAAAAACTATTATCGGAGTTAAAGAAGATGACTCTATCCAATGCAATTGGTATTCCACTCTTGGGTTTTATTCAGGCTGTATTTGCAGGTGTTGGCTATTGGATATTTGGCGTAGATGAGCCTTTGTTGTGGGCGGTAATTACCGGTTTGTTTTCTGTAATTCCAGTGGTGGGTTCTACCATAGTTTGGATTCCGCTGAGTGTGTATGTTTATTTTACCGGAAGCCACGTTGGTGCAATTCTTTTAGCACTTTATGGCTTATTGGTTATCTCTAACATAGATAATGTTTTTCGCTTTGCAGTACAAAAAAGGATGGCAGATATTCATCCACTAATTACCTTTTTTGGAGTGTTGATTGGCTTAGAAATTTTTGGCTTTACAGGTATTATTTTTGGACCGTTGTTAATTGCTTATTTTATTACGCTTATCGGCATTTACAAAGAGGAATACAGATAG